ACACGAAAAGGCACAGCAAAAAAATAGATAcgacagaaaaaggaaaatagcagAGCAAGAAGGTCACGCAGGCATTACAACGAACACCTCGCCGCCGGCGGCCCGGCTCAGCGGAGCCAACGGTGGAGGTCGGTGGTGGACGACGGGGAGATCGGCTCCCCGCCTACGCTCTCCGCGCACGACAAGGACAACACAGTGGAGCGCTGCTCGGAGGTGAATCGCCCCGTCGCGCTCTTGAAGCTCGGGCTCTGCAGGCTCTGCGcgtacccgccgccgccgccgtacgTGTCCAGCGGGACGGGGAACGACAGCCGCTTCTTGGCGCTCCCGGTCGCGGGGTTGTACGCGGTCTGCGGCAGGTCGCGCTCCGGGGTCGCGGGGCGCTGCCGCGGCGCGCTCTGGGGGCGGATGCACGCCTTAGCCGACTCCGTGGCCGCCATGTAGTTCGGCACTGCCGAGCCGGAGGACGCGTGGCGCTAGGAGTGAAGGCTCGGGGTATAGCTGCCCCCGCCGGGCCACCGCGCTCCACGCGTGGGCTCGCGGAGCGGACCTGGATCGGCGGGCGCGCCTTCCCCAGCGAAGGCGTCCCCGcggagtggtggtggtggtgcgcccGGTGCATCGGCGAGCCGCTCCCGTGTTGCGACGGCGGCGCCTGACGCCGAGGCGTGGAGTAGGAGAAGGGGCGGCCGGTGTCGATCTCCAGCGTATTGACCTAGTCGCGGTGGTCCGTGGACGCGCGTTCTGGAGCAGCGGCGGCCGCGGGTTCGGGAGCTGCTCCTGTTGGCGTCGAAGGATGCCCGTGACGCCATCCACCTCTCTGCCCAGCGCGGCTGCCCGTTGACGTCCATCTCTTCCTCCGCGGACGGGGCAGGGTTCCTCAAAATCTTGTGAATGAAAACACGGCAGCAACCAATCAGTAAGATCGAACGTACTGTAATCTCGGCACTGCAAATTCAATCACCAAACGCATAATTACTTGATTGGAGAAGGCGTAGGAGAGCGCTCTCTCACGCCTGAGAGCGGCGTCTTTCCTGGTCTGCAGCATGGCCTGGATCTCCTCAATCGTCCGCGACCGATCATCCCAGTCGTCGGCGGCGAAGCTGCTGCCATCCCTCGACCGTGCCATCCCTCGACCGCTCCTACAAACCAACCCAATCCATCACCATCAATCAAACATTTCCGGAAACACTAGATTGGTAGTACTTGAGATGCGATGTTGGTTGGTTGAGTTGCAGACGGAGACGGATCACGGAGCGTCGCTCGGCGTATTCGTGGGTGTACTTGGAGTCCCAGAAGGTGGATGTGTCGACGCTGTATGAGGACTAGCTGCTGCCGCAGGCGGCGCCGATGGCGGAGAGGGAGTCCTGCGAGAGGCACatccgctggtcgcgcacccgcacCTGGACGCGCACCAGCGCCTGCATGCAGCGCAGCGTCATGTTGGCCTGCTTCTGCACGTTGTGGCCGCGCACAGCTTCACCAGTCCCTTGAGAGCGCGCAGCGCGCGCCTCGCCTGCGGTCGAAAGAAAACACACAACCACCCATTAGCGTCAAACCTACTGTGGCAAGTGCGGCGCGGCCATTGCTCGTGTCCTACATACCAGGTAGCCTCGGAAGGCGGTCTGCACGACGACGGCGGGCGTAGTGCTCGCGCACGAAGCTGGATGAAGGGCGGGTGAGGCGGACCACCTCGGCGGCCGCCTGCGCCGTGGCCACGGCGGCTTCGGCCGTGGCCGCGGTCGCCACAGCGAGCGCGATGGCGTGGTGCTGCTCATCCGTCACCGAAGGGCCAGGCGCGGACCTCACCGGCGCagattgctgctgctgctccggcgCCGGAGGAGCCGCCGGCGAAGGGGACGGGGACGAGGACCTCCCGAACAGCCATCTCCTTCGCTCCCTCTTGTTCTGCGTGGCCAAAATGTCCAATATACAACGAAAACGTCATCAATATGTCCCCTCAAATCTCGAATTCAGTAAGGGTTTCTCTGCAAAAACGCTTTGACGGTGCACCAGGGACACGTGGCAGCTCCAGACACCACTTGTACCAACGGTGCACATCCAGGACAAGTTCTTGTACCACCTGAACACGTTTTGCAAGTTCTCGTATGAAAATGCACATAGAGTGCAAGTTCTTGTACTTGTGGTGCAATTACCTCGAAAAATAAAGATGCAGAACGGAGTTAATTAGGCGGCGCGGGGCATCGAAAAGAAAGGACGGAGTTAATTGTGCATGTGTCTCGGGTGCACGTACAGCCGCGCGCCCGCGCCCGCCCTTGCTTTGCTGGCGGTCCAAAAGAAGCTGGCAGATCGGTCGCCCTTCTTCATTACTAGTACTACAGTTGCGGTCGCCAGGTTCGTGGTCGGGGCGACCACGAAGGCGCGCGAGGCCGTGGTCACTCAGGCCGTCGTAAACCAGGAGAAGTTCCCctttgcgccggcagtaaccaagCAACGGCACGAGATTGCGGTGCCGAAGCCGTCCGATGCTTGCGATCTCCGCTGCACAGAGACGTAAATCCCGATGCCTACAGCGAGAACCAGCGCCGCCGACGCTATGGGGAGCACGATTTCCAGCACCTTGGACCGCGGCTTTGGCCAGGCCCGCGGCAAGGCCGGCAGAGCCGGGATGTCCAGCGCCGGGGCTGGCCCGCCCAGCGCGAAGCTCCAACCGACGACGAAGTGGCGTGTGGTCAGGATGCCCGTCGCCGATGAGAAACCGACGTACGCCGTGCTTTGCACCACACCCGAGAGGTCGACGGTGGTCTGCAGAAGGGGCTTCTTGGGTCTGGCCATGCCCAGGGGAGCCATGGTCACTGTGATCTCCGTGGCCGTCCCGTCGTAGTCCACCCACACTTGCATGGCCTTCCGGCTGATGAGGTTTAGATTCTGAAAGCGCccggtgccgtcgtcgtagtacCCGGCGTCGGTGGAATCGAGGGACACGAGGCTGTTGACGTCGATGCCGACGTGGTTGCTGTTGATGTCACGGAACTCGGCGTTGAAGATGGTGTCCAGCTCCACGGCGAAGATGTGGGCGCTCTGGTTGCCGACATCGGTGCTGTTGAGCAGGCCCAAGAACTGGCTTGGCAGCGCAGTGGAGAGCACCTCCTTGGACGCGGAGACGAAGAAGGCCACGCCATGGCTGCTCAGATCGGAGTACTGCCCGAAGATAGCGAAGACGAAAGTGGTCGAGAAGGACCGTGTGGCGTTCGGCGCCGTGCGGAACGGAAGCGGCCACGGGTGGAAGGCCTGGCCTTTCGTCTGTATGGTGCCGTTGGTCAGCATGAGGAGGCCGTTCGGCATGACCACCGCGCCGTCCAGCGTCAGGTTCACGCCGGCGAAGCCGTTGTACGTGAACTGCATACCCTCATCGCCGACGCTGCCGCTGGCCGCGAGGCAGAGACctgcagcgacgaggagcaggaTGACCAAATGGTGAGGCTGGAGAAGCATGGCTCCAAGCTGGCTTTCGTATCACTTTGCCGTGGCCAATGGCGCAAGGAAAGGCGGCCTCTTTGTCCTTGGCTACGGTACACAGCGAATCCTCATTATTGTTTCCTTTGCGAGTAGTGCGGCGCGGCCAAAAGAATTTCTTTTTCCTTTCAGTGGTAAGGAGAAAATTTTCCTTTCGAATTGAAGGCTTGTGGAGCGTTCCACGCACGCACCGACTGAAAATGAAGTGTGAGTCCGAAATGAGGCGGATGATGTGAACCCGTACACTCTATTATGAAAAATTCtttaaaatgctatttaaaagtttccGAAAAACTTGAAAAAATGTAGACATGTATATCCTATGTTGACACTTACTTCTGCAGATTTTGGCATAAAAACGACCATATATAACCTACACATAAATGTGAAAGTGGAATTTCCTACTGTATTTCTGTGAACATACACAATCAATAATTATAGTGTCATTTCGATATTTTATCATTTTCATGTAGGCCATATATAATCGTATTTTTCTGTGAAAACTTGCACAAGTAAATATCAACATAATATATGTACATGaaaatatttatttatttttcatattttaaatagcattttgttAATATTGAAGAATACGGGTGCATGCACCCAGGTTCATCCTTGTATTTTTCGAGTCTGAAAGTCTTTCCTTTTCTGCAAAGGGTCCACAAGACTAGAACTTGTGTGCTCTTTGTGTTTCTTTTAAACGTAAGGCTTTATCCCATCTTTAAATTAATAGAGCCACAACGGCAGATAGTACATGAATGCTAAGAACAGCTTACAACACAGAGAAATTTACGAGCAAACAAAGAGtatgattgaaagaacatcttgcAACATCATGGGCCTCTTCTATCTGCAACTCGGTGCCATCGAAACTCCAGATGAAGTCGGCAGGTGTGGCTTGACCTGGACACACACCGAGGCGATCGCGCATCAGCCACATCGAGTCCATCGCCGAAGAAGGCTCCCTGCTTCCTCACCCTGGCTCGAAGGGCGCCGAACCGCCAGCCGATTGAAATGCTCCCCTGAGCCTGGATGCTAACTAATGGCGAGGACTGAAGGAGATGTTCCAAGAAAGCAACACCAAGCCCAACACATCGAGAAGCACATCAGCACACCGGAGATCGAACACGTCGGAGTCAAAACTGCGGAAAAGCTGGAGAAGACACCGGCACACCTCCAAATCCACATCAAACGCCCACACCGACCTCAAGCACCCCAAGACCACGGCTTCAACAAGGGGAGCGACGCCACATCGCCACCACCGCCCAATCCACGATTAGGTTTTCACCTAGGGTCCTAGGAGGAGGGGAGGACAGTACCTTGACAGTGCCCCCAATAGGACAGGTGGTTCCCATGGACGTCGTTGTCGTGACCAGCACCACCGGTCAGGATTTCTCCTGGTCACGTAGTCCTGCCCACATCTGGGTCGATTCATAACCAGCAAAATTGGGCGCATCGGAAGATAGCAGGGGCTGGCGGCTTCCGAACTAGagtcggtgacataggcatcccaaatgggcctgccgaagatagtacccggggtttactgaaggcccactacccgaagaataagaagattctgaagcccaagatattattaaggaaagttagagttgtaatagaaagtcttatttgtaatcttgcgggatgagttagaaaccttcccggactttgtaacttgtacaacacgaatccctcggctccgcctcctatataagggggagtcgagggacgcagagataatcgaatcattgtttacaaaccctagtttcataatcgtcgagtacttttcggctgaaaccttcgagatctacttgccctctacttccaactaaaccctagtctacaatccgtaggcattgacaagttgatactttgtcaattggcgccgtctgtgggaactagaggcgtaaggatctgatctcgatggcacgttcaagatcttcgacatcgtcaaccgcaagcaacgcaatggatcgaggtaaacagatcgctgctggtcctgtcgattttgttcctcaccaaccctcccgtttggatgcatatgcgtatctggcgaagcctatggagatgatgttcggaaggtttcgttttcgcgtcgagaaggaaggatcgtatcgtgtcgaaattccgatttcgtcgggatcgtcggcggtcgattccgattttttaagctatacatcgtcaaccgaatcaggagaagaagaaacttcatcatcacgctacatcagcatcagggcaagagaaaaactcgccaagatcttcagcgacatgtcgtttgagtcatctgcggactcatatataagcgatggctcaagcagtgtcgacagttacgacttcatcgacaaatctactacagtgggcaaggtcttcaccaatctcaacgatggtgtcaccaaacccaacatagatctgaatacaaaatatcatcagatttatgccattggagagccaagccatgaccaagaggaaacatctgaggctttcgacgatctgggaaatccatacgtcgatccctctgatctgcggcgaggcctgggcaataaatatgtcgggccaCAGCCTtgacacagagttcgactcccgcaagcagcatgggatagagccgcgagagctatggacggctcagaaccaatggccaccacagccacgccagaggaattacaagcatatcaatataggctcgcacgagctgcaagggaattggaaaaacagacggcTGAGTTAaacgagaagaaaggaggcagcttcgcgtCCGGCGGGAgaaggcagagctgagtcgacaatctagaacttcgggtgatagccacagagaggctcggaatagagcaagatcaaggttacaacatgtacccgaaggagaaagagagcacctggtccaaaacctcgacatgtcttttatgtcgatagacacaagaggaaacatcatccctaagacaccagaggctgggtatatggtgacacaagcttttatcctcgcatctaaaccacctccaggagatccaagggaaacactgtacaacatggcgatagcggGAGTTGGAGccttggggacggcgtttgtatcaacacctcccgaaggatcagcaaggcaaaatagtccacgacctgcggcagcagcagcagcagcagctcctgaaggaccaagtggagcaagggacacggcagcacaagcaagagtcgacagagcgcgacaaagcagaagggaacatcggcagtccccagagttaaacgacgaggatatgtgtggcttgccgtgcttcacgaggagagtccgaaaaactcgagtcccttcaggattcaagttgcggataacttcaagaaattcgacggccttcaagatccggaggattggctagtggattatctcgagacgaGTGAAGCTTACAGAGGaacccagagcaacagctatgcaaaccatccaggtgcatttgagtggagccgcacgatcttggataaagaaacttcctccaggatccatcgacagctgggaaagcttcgaggatgtttttgtcaagaacttccgctccacgtgcaagaaacctgcgtcattagaggagttggGAGCATgcagacaaaagccagatgaaccaatgagaaaatatattcaaaggtggaacatcatcaaaaactcggcagaaaatatatctgacgagagggcgatagatgcgtttgtcgcaggaatcaggcgtggagattttgtcgaggacttggggaggaccaacccaaagacagtatccgcgttaatggaaatagcaaacagatgggcagatggagaagatgttgttcacaacaaacggcacaggtcgccagaggaggaccgtggtcgaaattatcaactgaggcgacgatttcctcggcagtacccgagctatgatgctccaggacaaatttcggcaggctttcgggcaaacacaggaggaaacaacagagatgattatcagagaagcaatgagcagcgaggcgataatagagatgattctcgaaacaacaggcaaaatagcgggcctaggttcccgaggcctttcgtgtctcctgaagagatgatgaatgggccgtgtcagatgcactttttcctcgacagcaatggaaaaagacagtcaggacatctgcagaaagactgtcgcaattttcaggcaatgttaagatgggcagagcatgctaatgctcgggcagcacagagaaatcctcgagaacccaggagtgagattcacttgccaccccctcccgcgattacggaagacaatcgacatcagctcagaatagcggcagcacctccaccaccaccgtacgttgatcctaactccaacggagcggtgtcgatgattcagaagggaaggccatccaatagggctcagaaagtaatctcgcgacaggtgttcatggcagaaaaaatgcccccaccaacagtcgagtatcttaattggtcagggcaagatattggtttcaccatagcagatcatccgcagcaagttcctcgaccagggcagtcagcacttatcctaccagtagtcattgcgggatttgatgtctctcgagtattcatagatggtggcagcagcctaaaccttatgtatgcagatacattgagaaagatgaacatatccctagcaaacttgaagccaacagacacaaggttccatggtatcacaccggagaaaccaagttatccactggggaagattaatctcgacgttcagtttggaacccgagaaaattatagaatcgagaagctggagtttgaagttgtggattttccgtcgcatatcacgccttgttgggacgaccaacaTATCCTTATCGAAAAAGATGAGAATTAGCACACTCAAATATGATGTGAAAATATGCATTAAACTAAGACGTAAACTTCAGCATCAGTCATGTACTGAGTACTGACTCCATAGATTGATGCTCAATCACGGATGAAAAATATATACATAACATATATATGGAGGAACAGATTTTGCCCCCAAGAACAAGTCATGGGTGCTCTCATCACACAGGTAGTATACGTACTATACCTAATTGAAAGGTGTATTACATGGATTTCATGAGAGCCAAatcgaatttcaaattcaaaactATATCCGGTGTTCTCAATAAGCGCTATCTCTGAATTTGCATATAGAGGAGGAAATCTGCCAAGCAAAGACAAGTGGCATAAAATGAAAAAGTTCAAACACATTACCGATATCTCTTGCATACAACAGTTTTCGGATCTCCTTGCAGGCTACTAACTATGCCGGCACCTGGCTTACTTAGTATGGATTCAGAACAAATTGGTCACAACTGAGGACTTAGCAAAGATTTGTTTAGAAATTGAACGGTGTGCATTTAACTCCCTGAAGGAGTTTACACACCTTGAGCTCCTATGGCGACCAGAATTGGCTGGGGAGAAGCGAACAGAGCTCGAGCTGCGCCAACGAACAGTGTGGTTGTGGTGGCCGGTGAGGAATGTGTTGTTGTCTCGGTAGAACAAGAAGAGTACCCTCCGCAGCCTGGCTAGTCTCGCACCGATCCTGATGCCAAAAATCTTGACAGGGAGGAGCTGCAGTAGAACAAGAACACGAGAAGGCATGCTCGAACCTGTCAGGCGTTGGAGGCAACACAACATAATACAAGGAAAAGAGAACCTGCTGAATCCGGAGAAGACGATCTAGAGAAGGGATAGCTGCCGGCAGAGGCCATCTCCATCTtgactcctctcctctcctcgacaagtaa
This region of Lolium perenne isolate Kyuss_39 chromosome 2, Kyuss_2.0, whole genome shotgun sequence genomic DNA includes:
- the LOC127332924 gene encoding L-type lectin-domain containing receptor kinase SIT2-like, with amino-acid sequence MLLQPHHLVILLLVAAGLCLAASGSVGDEGMQFTYNGFAGVNLTLDGAVVMPNGLLMLTNGTIQTKGQAFHPWPLPFRTAPNATRSFSTTFVFAIFGQYSDLSSHGVAFFVSASKEVLSTALPSQFLGLLNSTDVGNQSAHIFAVELDTIFNAEFRDINSNHVGIDVNSLVSLDSTDAGYYDDGTGRFQNLNLISRKAMQVWVDYDGTATEITVTMAPLGMARPKKPLLQTTVDLSGVVQSTAYVGFSSATGILTTRHFVVGWSFALGGPAPALDIPALPALPRAWPKPRSKVLEIVLPIASAALVLAVGIGIYVSVQRRSQASDGFGTAISCRCLVTAGAKGNFSWFTTA